The segment TTACAAGCTATTAAGTTTTTCTTGTGACATTGTGGACTGTAAGTAGGACTTTAACAACTACAAAATTAAGAAACTTATTTTCGTAGACGCAACAAACCAATAATTACTAAGATAGTCAGCAAGACTCTATATACATTAATTGTATTAGTAAAACAACtgatttttcatatattttaaaACATATGTGGGGTTAGTAGTTTCAGTCGGTACAAACTCGTCAATCAGATTTAACTCCAGATAAAGTTCATTGACATCAATATCTGATTGTTTGACATACTTAAGTTCGACTTCGAGATGGCTACAGTACAAATTAAGATCTTGTTCATTAAATTCCTTAAATATTATTTTGAAGCAAAAAATCACTTTTCATACATATTGTATTGTTCAAATATTGTTTTAAGAGAATTCATCGCTTGGAATTGAAACAAACGAACACACAAGCCACATCATAACTTGATCAATTCTGAAATTAAGGCACAATAGGTGAgcattgaatttttcaaaaaatcaaTTATGATTTCTAAAAATGAAGGCCAAATTGATTCTAAAATTGAGTGATCTTATTGGATTTTGAAActtacaattttgttttttgaaCTAGATGATGCACTGATTTTAAAAGAATTAGTTAATCAAtaataaaacacacacacacacatacacacttaaCTAACTTTGGCCTGGTGACGATACCTTtaaatcaattttgtttttgggtttgcatTACTAGTCTACTATAAAAAAATCGCATGTAAAAATTGGGCCCCCTCCACGGTGGGCCCTGTGTGGTCGCCCACCTCGCACAACCTCAAAAACACCCATGTTCAGATATACAATAGATTTATCAAAAATCAAGAAACTAATTGCAAGCCAAAAACAGTTCAATATATGCaaaataacaatattaattaCAATATGAACCCAAAAGTCTTCATCTTATAATCATATGTCGTGTCATGAAAATAAGTTCATTGTAGATGGATTGCAAACACTTTCATCTTCTCATTTTCAACATGAACTAGAGTCCAACAACCTTCATATTGACATTGTTTACTGATTTTCGACTTAAAATGTATTTATTAACTTCTATCATTGAATAAACCATATCAAAAAAAATTATGGTATTGCatttatgtataacttaaatCGTAATAATTGATATTTCTCATTCTCAAATCAAACAGTGGTGGTTTTTACTGTTAGAAAAGTTGTTATAGATAGTTATAGATGGCAGTTAGATAGAAGGGTATTTACATCTTTATTATGTTATGAGTTAGTTAGTTCGTTAGTCCTTCtctattgtgtgtgtgtgtgtatgtattcgCCATCATTACCTAATACAAGTTTTGAATCATTTTCAAACAATTTCTTCTTCATTATCTAAATCAACATGGTATCAGACTAGTTTTCGATTATGTATCATTTCTTATGGCTAATCCAATTGATTCTACTGGATTTACTACCATTGATCCATCAAATCCTTTCTTCATTGCTCCGTCTGACAATCCGAGTTCTATTCTCATCACAAATCCTTTTAATGGAATCGGATTTGCATCTTGGAAACAATCAATGCTCATATCGTTAGCTAGCAAGAACAAGTTAGGTTTTATTGATGGATCAATCTCTGAACCAACAATAATCTCAAATTCGTATTCTGCCTGGTTTCGAGCCAATTCCATGGTAATTAGTTGGATTCTGAATTCTCTATCCAAAAATAGTGTCGATAGTGTGTTGTTCTTTGTCTATTGCTCGAGAAATTTGGATTCAATTGTATCAAAGGTTCGAACAACCATATGGAGTGTTGATTTACCAGATTCAACAACAGCTATTTCAACTTCTCAAGGTTCAGACGATTTCGGAACTTATTTCACCAAATTGACAAGAATTTGGGATGAATTGTGTATTGTTCAAGCAATTCCTCCATGTTCTTGTGATGTTGCATCTCAAATCCACAAGTTTCTTGAAGAATAATGACTTGTTAAACTTCTTATGGAACTTGATGATTCTTACAAAGTAGTGTGTGGTCAAATTCTCATGACTAAGCCTCTTCCATTTGTCTCCACTACATATTCCTTGATTCTTCAAGAACAACATCAACATGGTATAAACACTTCTACTCCACTCAATGCATATATTGTTGTTATGCATGCTTCTGTTGAAATTATGTGTCCAAGAAATCTTTGGATTGTAATCATTGTAAAAAGTCTGGTCACACTAAATAACAATGTTATTGTCTGAATGGATTCCATGCAAACTTTAAATTCACCAAACCTAAACGTGAAGATCCAAAGTCAAATGTTCATAATGTTGTAGTTGATTCTAATTTTGGTATTTCACAAGAACAATTTCAACAGCTAATGGTGCTTCTTCAAAACAACACTATCAATTCACCATCATCAAGTTTCTCAGCCCAAACTTCTCTTATGGATGGATCAACGGAATCTGaaggtattttttttctttcagaaGATTTGTTGCTAATGTGTACATATCATCATCTCTTTTACAACCATATTATTCATGGACTATTGATACGGGGGCAACATATCATATGTGTTCTAATAAGACATTGTTTCTTTCTTTATTCAAATTATCTCATCCTCACTTCATTGGTTTAACAAATGGTACTAATGCGTGTGTATCTTTTGATGGTAATGTCAAATTGCACGATTCCTTAATTCTTCAAGGAGTTTTGTATGTTCCTAATTTCAATACAATCTTGTTTCTATTTCCAAATTGAATTCTCAACTCAAATCCTTTGTTCTTTTCACTGATCAACATTGCCTATCGCAGGACCTTTCGTCAAGGAATAAACTCTCTCTTATTATCTTTGGCAATAAGATCAATGATCTTTACATTTTCGATCATCAAACCATTTTTAATTCATTGTCTTTcggtttttttttgtattcaatctCTTTTGTAATTCTACAAATGTTGTTGCAAAACTTCTAACACATTGTTATGGCATAAACGATTGGGACACGTTTCTATTAGCAAATTAGATCATCTTTTTATTCCTAGTTGTAAATCTCATGATCTTGATGTTGATTCATGTATGATTTGTTTTAAATCCAAACATCATAAATTGCCATTTCCAACCAGCATATCTCAATCTCAAGTTGTTTTTGATCTAATTCATGTGGATGTATGGGGTCCATACAAACACATATCTCATGATGGATTCAAATTCTTTGTTACTATAGTTGATAACTATAGTAAACACAAATTGGTATATATGATTACACATAAAGGGTATGCAATGGGGGTTATCAAATAATTTGTTGTTTTTGTTCAAACTCGGTTCCATAAAACCATTAAAGTTGTTCGCACAGATAATGCTTATGAACTCGGATTTAATAATGAAGACATAGAGTTTTTTAGCAAAATGGGAATTTTACGCCAAAAATCTACCCTTTTTACCCCTCAGCAAAATGGGATTGTTGAGCGAAAACACCGACATATACTTAAAGTTACATGAGCTTTACTCTATCAATTTGGTCTTGGGTTTTCTTATTAGACTGGATGCATTCGGACAGCTGTTCACCTTATTAATCGGATGCCTTCTGCATCTCTTAAGTTAAAAAGTCCTTTTGAACTTCTTTATCAAAAACAACCAGATTTGACATAATTAAAAGCATATGGATGTTTATGTTTTATCACCACTTCTACAGTGGGTCGTGATAAGTTCATGTCAAGGGCTCATCCTTGTGTATTGATTGATTATCCCATTGGATAGAAGGCATTTAAGGTCCTTAATCTTACAACCAAATTCATTCATGTTTCAAGGGATATAAAGT is part of the Lactuca sativa cultivar Salinas chromosome 7, Lsat_Salinas_v11, whole genome shotgun sequence genome and harbors:
- the LOC111888645 gene encoding uncharacterized protein LOC111888645 translates to MANPIDSTGFTTIDPSNPFFIAPSDNPSSILITNPFNGIGFASWKQSMLISLASKNKLGFIDGSISEPTIISNSYSAWFRANSMVISWILNSLSKNSVDSVLFFVYCSRNLDSIVSKVRTTIWSVDLPDSTTAISTSQGSDDFGTYFTKLTRIWDELCIVQAIPPCSCDVASQIHKFLEE